One Aegilops tauschii subsp. strangulata cultivar AL8/78 chromosome 7, Aet v6.0, whole genome shotgun sequence genomic window carries:
- the LOC120967868 gene encoding uncharacterized protein isoform X1, producing MALAPRSSLRSLLLLMSHGKPQLSSFFSSSAAATGVPPVAPGADTPPAAPAVQLPVTTARPDRSCPKLPDGPRTYQEEPVLRPLHGVTDNACLNAPQDPSAYPTPDHGSCRTPEPVPVKPPRAIPEFPMHPEVPIHKVRDPPPRTRRGAVTNGSCGTPETVPVKPPRDISEGPGHEIPRHPIHDPPPRTHRGAVTNGFCGTPEPAPVHVPVKPPRAIPEFPMHPEVPIHKVRDPPPRTRRDAVTNGSCGTPETIPVKPPRDISEGPGHEIPRHPIHDLPPRTHRGAVTNGSCGTPEPAPVHVPVKPLKGISEDVKHKVGDPPRRPKAVIDQSAQCSPTAPAV from the exons ATGGCTCTTGCTCCCCGGTCGTCTCTGCGCTCCCTGTTGCTGCTCATGTCCCACGGGAAGCCACAGCTGAgctctttcttctcctcctccgccgccgccacaggCGTTCCGCCGGTCGCCCCAGGAGCTGATACCCCTCCGGCTGCTCCGGCCGTCCAGCTTCCAGTCACCACAG CTCGGCCAGATCGTTCATGCCCGAAGCTCCCTGATGGTCCACGTACATATCAGGAAGAGCCTGTTCTTCGGCCACTTCATGGAGTAACTGACAACGCTTGTCTGAACGCCCCTCAAGATCCTAGCGCATACCCAACTCCTGATCATGGGTCATGTCGCACACCTGAACCTGTACCTGTCAAGCCTCCCCGGGCCATCCCTGAATTTCCTATGCACCCTGAAGTTCCTATACACAAAGTTCGTGATCCACCACCTAGGACGCGTCGTGGCGCTGTAACCAATGGTTCATGTGGCACACCTGAAACTGTACCTGTCAAGCCTCCCCGTGACATCTCCGAAGGTCCTGGACACGAAATTCCTAGACACCCTATTCATGATCCACCACCTAGGACGCATCGTGGCGCTGTAACCAATGGTTTCTGTGGCACACCTGAACCTGCACCTGTACATGTACCCGTCAAGCCTCCTAGGGCCATCCCCGAATTTCCTATGCACCCCGAAGTTCCTATACACAAAGTTCGTGATCCACCACCTAGGACGCGTCGTGACGCTGTAACCAATGGTTCATGTGGCACACCTGAAACTATACCTGTCAAGCCTCCCCGGGACATCTCTGAAGGTCCTGGACACGAAATTCCTAGACACCCTATTCATGATCTACCACCTAGGACGCATCGTGGCGCTGTAACCAATGGTTCCTGTGGCACACCTGAACCTGCACCTGTACATGTACCTGTCAAGCCTCTCAAGGGGATCTCCGAAGATGTTAAACACAAAGTTGGTGATCCACCACGTAGGCCTAAAGCTGTAATCGACCAGTCTGCACAGTGCTCTCCGACTGCTCCTGCCGTTTAG